The nucleotide sequence GAACcgtattgggccggcccatctgtCTCTCGCCTACTGCGAGACGCAAAATATAGCTCCGGCACCCAGCCGACGCGGCCCTCACTTGCTCCGCCGCCGTGCCGGGCGGAGCACCGGAGAGGGCAGCTCGACTGAGCGCCAGCCCTGTGCCCCTGTGCGCCACTGCGCACGCCCTTCTTCCTCACAGATTCTGTACCCCGGTCTCTGGAACACCCGAGGATCAAAAGTACCATTCGCTTCCCAGATGGCAATGTTCAGGTGAGTGAATCATGTTGGCTCCAGATTTCAACACGAGCATTATTAGATACAGCAATGCAGGCCTCGGTTTTACCCTTCCTGATCACTGTCACAACTCACAGCAATGACGCCACACCCAGCCTTGAACCAATCAGCACCGATGCACTGAATATACTTGTACAAGTTACAAACACCCGAATCGAgtatacattttctttttttctttcactTTTCTTTCGTTTCATTTTTTGTATGTAAAATTACAGACACAAACGTACTTTTTTTGCCTTGGTCAGACACTCAGCTGCATGATAAAAAATATACAGTTAATTAGCCTTGTGGCTCGTGGTTCCCTTCCTATGTCCTACATATCATCATCCTATACTCCCAACTATATTCAGGAGAAGCTCAAGGTCTTCTTCTTCAGGTGGTCTCTGTACATTCGAGGCCTACCGGGAGGAATCCCCTCGCAGGTCCATGTTGTAAAAGCCATCACGGACGCCACATGTAGTTCTACATCCTTCTTGTTGGCGCATTTGGGATTCTGAAGTCTGGGGCGATGGCTATGGTTGCTTCTTCCCCTTGGCCTCTCCTGTCCTTTATAAAGAATATACCAGGACAAAAATGCTGTACAAGTAGCGTAGTCTCTATTCTCGTTTCCTGTCAAGTGTCTACTTGGAATTCAGAAATACTCCTTGTGGAACTCGAATTTTGTGGTGCATTTCCCATTGAACTCGTGGCAAAGCTTGGCAAGTTCTTGTGCCAGGACTGGAGCTCCACAGTAGAAGACACCTGTATGCAACATAAATAATTATGGACTTGGCTTATCGACATAGGATTTGATATTTACTAATACTAACTCAACCCAAGATGAAATAAAAAAATCATGATTACTAATACTAACACACCATTTATAATTTTAAAAATTTGCCTAGCAATCTTACTTGTGTAGTACATCCAACTGAACGTTTTGCATATCAACATACTAGTGCGTGCACATAATAACTCTAGCATGGATATACAAAAATAACTTTGATAACAGTAGATAATCCATGGGTCAATGACTTCAACAAATCAAATCACGTTTGATTAGGCTGTGATACGTATACTAACCTATCTTCGCATACGGGTGCTTTGAGGCAATTTTGGCTAGGACCTTTTTCCAATTTGGTCTTGCAAAATGTGTCCGAACCTGCAACATGAGTTCACTGGTAGTCAAATGCAAGTGGTAGCAGTACAAGGCAAGTGTGAACCTCTTTTAAACATTTATGCCAATAAATAGGGAGAAATGGCTTAATATTTTGATGCATTCACTTTACAGACTATGCAAAGCTACTAATAGCTTTATATCACTGCTTACTTTAGTTCCAGAGACAACATCGACACCATTCTTGGCATGGTTCAGAGCTTGAAGCATAGTGATGAGCGCTGACCGAGCATCCCCTTCCTCGTAAACGCTTGTGAGGTAGTTGTGCATCTCAATGATATTCTACATGGATCAAAGGTAAGTTTAACTACAACTTCGCAAGGGGAACCTATTGTGAATTTCTGAAGATAACAAACTGCACCGCAAACAAAAGTAACAGTCACTTGATGTACTTACCCTTTGATCCATGTCGGCAATCTCATTCATGACTCCTTTGAACCAATCAAAAGAGCCTTGCTCACGTGTCACCCAATAAAAGTAAGCATTTGTAGTCTTTAAAACCTTCCTTGGTCTTGAGGTAACCCTCATAAGCGTACCCAGATCAACATGTGGCTTATTCCGACCAATTGGTGGATAGAGATCCGTAGAAGTATCCTGCAATTATGCTTGTGAGTGGAAAATAAACCATAGAAAGAATATgtgaatgatattttatttcacTTCTTAGACTTTTTTGAGTAATCTATTTATTTCTTGAATAATTACTTCTAAGACTATGAAGATGACTGACTGATGATATGGAGAATATAACGaacctcctcttcctccatctTAATGATGTTGTTGAGGAGATCTTTCAAAATGCTGATAAAGGGTGTAGCACCAATTCCTAATCCAACAAGTAGTAAAACATCATACTTGCCGTAATCCTGAGCAGGAGAACCATAAGGGCCATCGATCAGAAGCTTGGGTAAGCTGCATCACCAAAAGACAGTATTATAAATTGTGAAGTGTCCACAGAGCACAAAGGTAACCGCTAAAATATAGGGGCGTTCATACGTTTTCTTAGTTGTCTCGTCTGCTCTAAGAAGACCACTTTTTCCACTCACTGGGGGCTCGCAGGCCGCGGAAAATACTCTCTTGAGCTCTCGTGTCCAGTCACCAAGTTGCCGAACATGGATGCTGAGATATTCATCCCCAGGTGCTGAAGTAATTGAGAAGGGGTGCCTGAAAGAGAGGAAGTGTTCAAAGTTCAATGTAATGAGACAGTCTGCCTTCTGCAGACATGAAATGTACAAGAAATTATGTGTTATCTATCCTAGAAGCTGAAACTAGCACACACAATTCAGCAATGATTAAGGGCCACAAGTGTACAGTAATAATATACCATTCAAAGGGCGACACTGCTGGACACTGAACAAACATATATTGCCCACTTTTATAGCGAAAGGTCGCAGGTTTGGTCATTTGCAGCGTCAAGACATTACCAGGATAAATGGCCACCTGCAGATAAATGGCACTAGATTAGTACAAGGCACAAAGAATCAATGCTCAAGTTTCTGATGTATTTTTACTGACCTTCAAGAGCCGGACAGCATAACTGCCAGACCTGAAGAACCTTAGAATCCTCTCCCCTAGATACAAGCACACAGGCACTGCAAGATACATCCATGTCTGCATCAAAAGAAAAATATAAGAATCTTAGGAATCCAACTCGTTTCAAGTAAAAGAATGGACGATAAATACATAAATATCTCACCGATTTTCTGTACCAGACACGAATAAGGTACAGAAACTGGCCATGAACAATGAGAGCCACGTACACAATGGCAAACAAATGGTGGGAGTACCAGAAAGCATTGAAGCCAGTCAGTTTGTCAAATGGTTTTGGAAGCTTTACTAGGCTACGCCGGAACCACCGGGTTGCTAAAGTAAAAGCAATTATCATGCACACAACCATGATTATCCCGGTGACGCCCTCGACTCCTTTGATCAATGCAAGATATGTTGGCTTTGTTTCCCCGAAATAAATTCCCAAAGGAGCGTACATTTCTTCTGATGAACGTATAAGCCGTGGAAAATCGCATACAAGGTGGTTCCCTGCATGGAGAATAACACCAACCACAATTGCTGCTGCAATAGTCTGCCATTACAACAAAAAcacaaattattattattacttgtgAATTTCATGTAAGCTAAAAGGTTCTGAGTTGGCAACAGGGCTACTATTTTATCTGCAATATAGATTCTCCCTAAGTTGGATTTAAGTAATTTAATCAAATCTACACACATTCACGTCTGTGAGGGCCTCTAAATACATTAAACTAACTTCTAAGGTGATTGCACTATGAAAGTCTAATTTAACTTCAGAAGAGAGGAAAATGATATGTCGTGTCTAACCTTGTGGAAGTTGATATTGTCATCAAATGGCAATACACGTGCAGCCCTTGTATTCCGCAGCCAAGTAATGGTATTGCGGCACACCGGCAGGAGGATGATTGCCATGTTCAGCTTCAAGGTTTCAGCGGCGCCCTTTGCAGTTGTCACGCAGTAGCCCATCACTTTAAAGACATAGCGCTCGCGGTACTGGATGAACTTCCAGGTGAAGAGTCCAGCCATGATTCCAATCCACAACGCGAGCACCCACAAGCGTTTCCAGTTGTCCTCCAAATAGTAGATCAGGGAGTTGCCTATTTTGCGGATGGAGCCCTTCTTCCTTAGCGCCAAGTTTTGGCTCAGTGCCTGGCTTGTGTAACTTAACGCCTGGCTGTAGTTCACGTAGGTGTCTTTCTGCAGCAGAAGTGTCTCCAATTGCCAAAGCTGAAAGGAGAAAAAGAATAGCAGTGCACTTCTCAGAAGTCAGTAAAAGTAGAACCATTGGCTCAAATTCAAGTGACAGTTATTAATTTGTAAAAGAAATAGCCTGTGAACAAAATGACACTTACATTGGCATTACTTACAGCGACCAAGCATAAGTTCAGCACAACAGTGGCCAAGCATAAGTTCAGCACAGCAGTTCAGAATTCAGAAACAAAAAACAAAGGTAGAGAAGAGGTTACTCTACAGCCAGTCTGCATTCCTATGGGTCAACCTTCAGCCTGCCTAATGATTGCTTAGACCAGCTCGGAAGGGATAAGCTTGCGCCTGAACGATGCACAGCTGAAGAATCATGGGAGCCATGACCGAACCATTCGGTTCGGTGGTAACGGAGGTGGTGGCGCGACGGGCTGTAGGTGGCAACCGGCACTGTACTAGGCAAAACAGAAATTGATGCTAGCTAGCTGGTCCGGCAaaaatcactgttttgacctgTGCATGAAACAAAATCACAAAATAAACTGTTGGTAAAAAAATTTCATCCGACTAACCTTTTTGTGTAGCGTCCGTCATCCAGGCGTCACACTACAATATGCAACGCCTAGCTCCCAGACGCTACATGCCTGACCATCGCCGCACCCCGAGCTGACTGAAAAATGCTAAGTCAGTGTGCAACGCCTAAGATATAGGCgctacactatacagtgtagcgcctaccACGTAGGCGTTGCACTAGTTGCACTTAGCGCTTGGGGTTCTAGGAAGGGCGAGATCAATGGGAGTCTTGGGAGTCGGGTCCCTTTTGTCACAGGAAGCGGTGAATGGAGTGCTTCGGAGGTGCACAGTGCGTGGAGTGGCTCCAGTTTTTTGAAGCGGGCCGGGACGATAAAATCATTCGTGGTGATAaaaagtacttcctccgtttttatttactctgcatattaggtttgattgaagtcaaacttcataaactttgatcaactttatagagaaaagtatgaacattcacaatagctaatctatacgatgtgaaagtGTATGCAACAATAAATCTAACGtgattgatttgttattgtacatgttaatatttttgtctaaaaactttgtcaaagtttataaagtttgactttgaccgaagccaatatgcggagtaaataaaaacggagggagtatatacagcTAGAACGTGTCTTGTCGTTTTGTTCAGCCTCAGTCCACCTTTCTTTTACGGGCAGGAGCGTATGCTGACTGTTTTCTTTCGTTGCAGAGGGACGAGGGCAGCTCTTGCGCTAAGCGCAGCTAGTGCAATGCCTACGCggtaggcgctacactgtatagtgtagcGCCTATCTCTTAGACGTTGCACATTGACTTAGCATTTTTCAGTCAGCTCAGGACGCAACGATGGTCAGGCGTGTAGCGCCTGAGAGCCGGGCGTTGCACAGTGCAGTGTGACGCCTAGCTgtcgggcgctacacaaaaaggtcagccgggTGAAATTTTTTCATCAACAGTTCATTTTATGATTTTATTTTGTCCACAGGTCAAATCTGTCATTTTTGCCAGCTGGTCCACAGCTGCTCACCAACCTCGATATGAATGATGATGGGGAAGAACAGCCCATTGGATACCACCATATCCAGCTTCATTCAGTCCATCGATTTCGATGCTGCATCTCGCTGCAGGTGGTTGGGGCCCTTCAATGTGGCGAGTAATTTTTTACTACAAAAACCATACTGGTGTTGCGTGTCGCCTGCCAAGTTTAAGGGTGCTACTGCTGCTGTTTATTTCGCCGGTTGAGGTACACCCATCGGCAGAAATGACAAATCTGACCTATGAACAAAATCATTTCACAAACTGAACTTTGTTTAAAAAAAATTCACCCAACTGATCCTTTTGTGTAGCGCCTGACATCTAGGCGTCACACTACATTATGCAGCGCCTAGTTCTTAGGCGCTACACGCCCAACTAGGATTGTACCCCAGACTGTCCGAAAAATGCTAAGTCAGTGTAcaacgcctgagagctaggcgctacACTATATAGTATAGCGCCTAGACACTAGGCGCTGCACGACTTGGATTACAACAGCTGCAGCAGCTCGCACCCTTATCATCTCGTACGTCGTACATCACAGCTTTATGTTTATGCTTACGtccgagggaggaagacgacacacACGGAGCATAAATTACTAGCCATACACGGAGTAATTTATATGCATAGCGCGTGGCTAGGTAGTAGTGCTAGGGTTGCTAGGTTTATTTCCAACACGCTTAACCACCAAACAACCAACTTGGCCAGCTGCGCTGTTCCATTTGATGATAAAAGTACATCGTGAATCCCTATTCATTGACTCGCCTCGCTCGTGCAAATACTATTGCCACCTGCCGCAGCTGCTGTGATCCGAGTAGTGCAGCGCCTACTGTCTAGGCGCTACACTATACAGTATAGCGTCTAACTCTCAGGCGTTGCACATTGACTTAGCATTTTTCAGGTAGTCTCGGGTGCGATGCTGGCTAGGCGTGTAGCGCttgggagctaggcgctgcacagtgtagtgtgatGCCTAGATGTCGGACGCTACATAAAAAGGTCAGTTGAGTGAAATTTTTTCGAACACAGTTTAATTTGTGAAATAAATTTGTCCATAGGTCAGATTTGTGGATTTTGCCACATCCATCACCCAGGCCAGCAATGCGTGAGATGCAGATAAAAACGATGATATTGGACATTGGTACGGCTGGGCTCTACTACTATCATATTTTATACCCCTGCCGGTACAGCTCCACCGGCTTGCCGAGGTAGACAACCCAGGTCAACTGCTCCTAAAAATGCAGCGGGTCTTCTGGGCTGAAGTAAACAAACAAGGTTTACCTACGCGAATACTAGTAGAGAGCATGATCTCATTGTTTACGAAGGCGCACGCATCTCCACGCGCTAAACGAGTACGGTAGTAGTAGCACCAGCAATCGAAGAAGTGGTCGCTGACAG is from Triticum aestivum cultivar Chinese Spring chromosome 3A, IWGSC CS RefSeq v2.1, whole genome shotgun sequence and encodes:
- the LOC543151 gene encoding respiratory burst oxidase homolog protein A; its protein translation is MRGGASAGHPRWGSAGTTPRSLSTGSSPRGSEPASEDGEELVEVTLDLQDDDTIVLRSVEPAAAAALGSGSGALRLPVPARGELGDGGACGASSSSSRSPSMRRTSSYRLLQLSQELMAGARHFSHDLTRRFSRSHSHSRDEAHQQPSSGIESALAARAARRQRAQLDRTRSGAHRALRGLRFISSNKASNAWREVQANFDRLARDGYLSRSDFAECIGMTESKEFAVELFDTLSRRRQMKLDTISKEELREIWQQITDNSFDSRLQIFFDMVDKNADGRIGEAEVKEIIMLSASANKLSRLKEQAEEYAALIMEELDPEELGYIELWQLETLLLQKDTYVNYSQALSYTSQALSQNLALRKKGSIRKIGNSLIYYLEDNWKRLWVLALWIGIMAGLFTWKFIQYRERYVFKVMGYCVTTAKGAAETLKLNMAIILLPVCRNTITWLRNTRAARVLPFDDNINFHKTIAAAIVVGVILHAGNHLVCDFPRLIRSSEEMYAPLGIYFGETKPTYLALIKGVEGVTGIIMVVCMIIAFTLATRWFRRSLVKLPKPFDKLTGFNAFWYSHHLFAIVYVALIVHGQFLYLIRVWYRKSTWMYLAVPVCLYLGERILRFFRSGSYAVRLLKVAIYPGNVLTLQMTKPATFRYKSGQYMFVQCPAVSPFEWHPFSITSAPGDEYLSIHVRQLGDWTRELKRVFSAACEPPVSGKSGLLRADETTKKTLPKLLIDGPYGSPAQDYGKYDVLLLVGLGIGATPFISILKDLLNNIIKMEEEEDTSTDLYPPIGRNKPHVDLGTLMRVTSRPRKVLKTTNAYFYWVTREQGSFDWFKGVMNEIADMDQRNIIEMHNYLTSVYEEGDARSALITMLQALNHAKNGVDVVSGTKVRTHFARPNWKKVLAKIASKHPYAKIGVFYCGAPVLAQELAKLCHEFNGKCTTKFEFHKEYF